The following proteins are encoded in a genomic region of Aliiroseovarius sp. F47248L:
- the cobM gene encoding precorrin-4 C(11)-methyltransferase: MTVYFIGAGPGDPELLTLKAQRVIGECPVCLYAGSLVPPEVVACAPEGAKVMDTAAMTLDDTHAEIVAAHTRGQDVARVHSGDPSLYGAIAEQIRRLNADGIDYQVIPGVPAYAAAAAALGQELTIPEIAQSIVLTRMSMQSTSMPEGETLENFAKTGATLAIHLAVRNMREIERVLTPYYGADCPVVVAYRVGWPDEMFIRGTVADIRKKVRAEKITRTALILVGPALDRGRDFKDSALYDPAKPHVLRPVVGVDLVEDHNT, translated from the coding sequence ATGACTGTCTATTTCATCGGCGCCGGTCCCGGCGATCCGGAACTTTTAACCCTGAAAGCGCAGCGTGTGATCGGCGAATGCCCGGTTTGCCTTTACGCAGGTTCCTTGGTGCCGCCCGAGGTCGTCGCCTGTGCTCCCGAAGGGGCCAAGGTGATGGACACCGCCGCGATGACGCTGGACGACACCCATGCCGAGATTGTCGCCGCCCACACGCGCGGGCAGGACGTGGCGCGGGTGCATTCCGGCGATCCGTCGCTGTATGGCGCGATTGCCGAACAGATCCGACGTCTGAACGCCGACGGGATCGACTATCAGGTCATCCCCGGCGTGCCTGCCTATGCGGCTGCCGCTGCCGCTCTGGGGCAGGAATTGACCATCCCTGAGATCGCTCAATCCATCGTGCTGACGCGGATGTCGATGCAATCCACCTCGATGCCCGAAGGCGAAACGCTTGAGAATTTTGCCAAGACCGGCGCGACGCTCGCCATCCACCTTGCCGTGCGCAACATGCGCGAGATTGAGCGTGTGTTGACCCCCTACTACGGCGCGGATTGCCCCGTGGTCGTGGCCTATCGGGTCGGCTGGCCGGACGAGATGTTCATTCGCGGCACCGTCGCGGATATTCGCAAGAAAGTGCGCGCCGAAAAGATCACTCGCACCGCGCTGATCCTTGTCGGTCCTGCGCTGGACCGTGGACGCGATTTTAAGGATTCGGCGCTGTATGATCCGGCCAAACCGCATGTGCTGCGTCCGGTTGTCGGCGTTGATTTGGTCGAAGATCACAATACCTGA
- a CDS encoding L,D-transpeptidase family protein, producing the protein MRDMNGLAQFFSRLSLLALVGVLGFILWDRYTPPAPPATLEPIVGQIDRIVIEKAERRMVLLQDDIPVRTYQIALGFAPEGDKKLEGDGKTPEGLFRIDRRNDQSAFHLSLGIDYPLAEDRARALEEGVDPGGDIFIHGQPNRRKKPEPIMMDWTDGCIALSNTEIEELWSVTPVGTPVEIRP; encoded by the coding sequence ATGCGCGACATGAATGGATTGGCACAGTTCTTTTCACGGCTTTCGCTTCTGGCTCTTGTCGGGGTATTGGGCTTCATCCTTTGGGACCGCTACACCCCTCCAGCGCCCCCCGCAACACTGGAGCCGATCGTCGGCCAGATTGACCGCATTGTGATCGAGAAAGCAGAACGGCGGATGGTGCTGCTTCAAGACGATATACCCGTGCGCACCTATCAAATTGCGCTGGGCTTCGCGCCGGAGGGCGACAAAAAGCTTGAGGGGGACGGCAAAACCCCGGAAGGCTTGTTCAGAATAGATCGTCGCAACGATCAAAGTGCCTTTCATCTGTCGTTGGGCATCGATTATCCCTTGGCAGAGGATCGTGCCCGCGCCTTGGAAGAGGGTGTCGATCCGGGCGGTGATATATTCATCCATGGCCAGCCTAACAGGCGAAAAAAACCTGAACCGATCATGATGGATTGGACCGATGGCTGCATCGCGCTGTCTAACACCGAGATCGAAGAGCTGTGGTCCGTCACCCCAGTTGGAACGCCGGTGGAAATCCGGCCTTGA
- a CDS encoding deoxyribodipyrimidine photo-lyase — MSAKETALLLFRDDLRLLDHPALTAAAQSGHCLTCAFILDPDAPYAPGGARRWWLHHALDSLAKQLADLGGQLVLRTGATADVLADLRKETGATHIYWCRRYTPDEVAADTALKADLTAQGCTVHSHPGRYLLEPWRVTTKSGTPFKVFSPFWRACREEIRTAGLGDPLPVPKDITFADEVASVSLDEFDLLPKAPNWAEGFTPLWQPGEEGALDRLDAFLEEGAQGYAKGRDFPAEPHTSRLSPFLQSGNISPRQIWAALDRAEHLGQMLGRDAEKFRAELGWRDFAAYLLFHNRDFEDTEFQPKFRDFPWRYDTNDLNVWQKGQTGYPIVDAGMRELWQTGYMHNRVRMVVASFLVKHLRIDWRAGRDWFWDTLVDGDLASNAASWQWVAGCGADAAPYFRVFNPMTQAEKFDPDGAYIRQYVPEIASLPDKFLATPWTAPAEVLADAGVVLGRTYPQPIVDHATARNAALEVFKSLSNPSTDTD; from the coding sequence ATGAGCGCAAAAGAAACTGCGTTATTGTTGTTTCGCGATGATCTGCGGCTGTTGGATCACCCCGCGCTGACCGCTGCCGCGCAATCGGGCCATTGCCTGACCTGTGCGTTCATTCTGGACCCGGATGCGCCTTACGCGCCCGGTGGTGCGCGGCGCTGGTGGCTTCACCATGCGTTGGACTCGCTGGCAAAGCAGTTGGCTGACCTCGGTGGGCAACTGGTGTTGCGCACAGGTGCGACGGCCGATGTATTGGCTGATCTGCGCAAGGAGACAGGCGCGACCCATATCTATTGGTGCCGACGCTACACCCCCGACGAGGTCGCCGCCGACACCGCGTTAAAGGCCGATCTGACCGCACAAGGCTGCACCGTGCACAGCCATCCCGGCAGATACCTGCTGGAGCCATGGCGGGTCACGACCAAATCCGGCACGCCGTTTAAGGTGTTCTCCCCCTTCTGGCGCGCCTGCCGAGAAGAAATCCGCACCGCGGGGCTTGGCGACCCGTTGCCGGTGCCGAAGGACATCACGTTCGCCGATGAAGTCGCTTCCGTCTCGCTTGATGAATTCGACCTGTTGCCCAAAGCGCCCAATTGGGCCGAAGGGTTCACACCGCTGTGGCAGCCCGGAGAAGAGGGCGCGCTGGACCGGCTGGATGCATTTCTGGAAGAGGGCGCGCAAGGTTATGCCAAGGGGCGCGACTTCCCGGCAGAACCGCATACTTCGCGCCTGTCGCCTTTCTTGCAATCCGGCAACATAAGCCCTCGTCAGATTTGGGCGGCGTTGGACCGTGCCGAGCATTTGGGCCAGATGTTAGGCCGTGACGCCGAGAAGTTCCGCGCCGAACTGGGCTGGCGCGATTTCGCGGCCTATCTGCTGTTTCACAACCGCGATTTCGAGGACACCGAGTTTCAGCCCAAATTTCGCGACTTCCCATGGCGCTATGACACGAACGATCTAAACGTATGGCAAAAAGGCCAGACCGGGTATCCGATCGTCGATGCAGGCATGCGGGAGCTTTGGCAAACCGGATACATGCACAACCGTGTGCGCATGGTGGTCGCTTCGTTTCTGGTGAAACATCTGCGGATCGACTGGCGTGCGGGGCGTGATTGGTTCTGGGACACACTCGTGGATGGTGATCTGGCTTCGAACGCGGCCAGTTGGCAGTGGGTGGCGGGTTGCGGCGCCGATGCCGCGCCGTATTTCCGCGTATTCAATCCGATGACGCAGGCTGAAAAATTTGACCCAGACGGGGCCTATATCCGTCAATACGTGCCTGAAATCGCAAGCCTGCCGGACAAATTTCTGGCGACACCTTGGACAGCCCCGGCGGAAGTGCTTGCTGATGCCGGCGTCGTTCTTGGCAGAACCTATCCACAGCCCATAGTTGATCACGCGACCGCCCGAAACGCAGCGCTGGAGGTGTTTAAGTCCCTGTCGAATCCATCAACGGACACCGATTGA